In Edaphobacter paludis, a single window of DNA contains:
- the secF gene encoding protein translocase subunit SecF yields MELFHNPNIDWLGKKWYFLGFSLVFSIAGILSMAFWHHVPLGVDFKGGTQIRVDFTQMPNEEHVRHAMDQAGVRDFTIQRVSDPSGHAANKVIISLPESTATDTAHDAGREAVEHALSANYHDSAFTIEQVQIVGPTAGKQLQEQAIEATLYSLLGMLIYLWFRFELIYGVAAVAAVFHDTLITIGAFSLTNKEITLTVIAAILTLIGYSMNDTIVVFDRIRENLALSRREPLGDLVNRSINQTLSRTVISSGLTFMTVLCLYLFGGEVLNGFSFALVVGILIGTYSSIAVAAPMLVAYQEWRAKRGKTAVLPAAKRART; encoded by the coding sequence GTGGAACTGTTTCATAATCCGAATATCGACTGGCTCGGGAAGAAGTGGTATTTCCTGGGGTTTTCTCTGGTTTTTTCAATCGCCGGCATTTTGAGCATGGCGTTCTGGCACCATGTTCCGCTAGGCGTGGACTTCAAGGGCGGCACGCAGATCCGCGTCGACTTCACCCAGATGCCGAATGAAGAGCACGTCCGTCATGCCATGGACCAGGCTGGCGTGCGCGACTTTACCATTCAGCGCGTCAGCGACCCCAGCGGCCATGCGGCGAACAAGGTCATCATTTCGCTGCCTGAGTCCACCGCGACCGATACGGCGCATGATGCGGGGCGTGAGGCCGTCGAACATGCCTTGTCGGCGAACTACCACGACTCCGCCTTCACTATCGAGCAGGTCCAGATTGTAGGTCCTACCGCCGGTAAGCAGTTGCAGGAGCAGGCCATCGAGGCAACGCTGTACTCACTGCTGGGAATGCTCATCTACCTGTGGTTTCGGTTTGAGCTGATCTACGGCGTGGCTGCGGTTGCCGCGGTGTTTCACGATACGCTCATCACCATCGGCGCTTTCAGTTTGACGAACAAAGAAATTACGCTTACGGTTATCGCTGCAATTCTTACCTTGATCGGTTACTCGATGAACGACACTATCGTCGTCTTCGACCGCATACGCGAGAACCTCGCGCTCTCGCGGAGGGAACCCCTGGGCGATCTGGTAAACCGGAGCATTAACCAGACACTGAGCAGAACCGTGATCTCATCGGGTCTGACATTTATGACGGTGCTCTGCCTGTATTTGTTTGGCGGTGAGGTGCTGAATGGCTTCTCCTTCGCGTTGGTGGTCGGTATTTTGATTGGGACGTACTCCTCTATTGCTGTGGCGGCACCGATGCTGGTGGCGTACCAGGAGTGGCGGGCAAAGCGGGGCAAGACGGCTGTTCTGCCTGCGGCAAAGCGGGCCAGAACATAA
- a CDS encoding HipA family kinase, which yields MIRTVRATQYVTALREGGSLPAIIETDDLGLYVLKFRGAGQGPLALVAELVAGEIGRALGLRVPELVLVDVDAALGRNEPDEEIRDLLRASVGLNLALDYLPGSSMFDPAAGDTADAETASLAVWFDAFVANVDRTARNANLLCWHRELHFIDHGAALYFHHDWKSMADKAESPFGQVKQHILLPWASALEEADAVAHKKLNPEVFAAILEDVPDAWLLPEAKDLSAEEKRAVYLDFFTRRLKGSSKFVEEAIRARAELV from the coding sequence ATGATTCGAACGGTTCGGGCGACACAGTACGTTACAGCGCTCCGCGAGGGCGGATCGCTGCCTGCGATTATCGAGACCGACGATCTGGGCCTGTATGTGCTGAAGTTTCGTGGCGCGGGACAGGGGCCGCTGGCGCTGGTGGCGGAGTTGGTTGCTGGCGAGATAGGCCGAGCGCTGGGACTGCGGGTTCCTGAGCTGGTGTTGGTAGATGTGGACGCGGCGCTGGGACGGAACGAGCCGGATGAGGAGATTCGCGACCTGCTGCGTGCGAGCGTGGGGTTGAATCTGGCGCTGGATTATCTGCCGGGATCGTCAATGTTCGACCCGGCAGCCGGAGATACCGCAGACGCGGAGACGGCATCGCTGGCCGTTTGGTTCGATGCGTTTGTTGCCAATGTGGACCGCACGGCGCGGAATGCGAACCTGCTGTGCTGGCACCGGGAGCTTCACTTCATCGATCACGGAGCGGCGCTGTACTTTCATCACGACTGGAAGAGCATGGCCGACAAGGCCGAGAGTCCGTTCGGACAGGTGAAGCAGCATATTCTTCTGCCCTGGGCGAGTGCCCTCGAAGAGGCCGATGCTGTGGCTCATAAAAAACTCAATCCAGAGGTTTTTGCGGCGATTCTGGAGGATGTGCCCGACGCTTGGCTGCTGCCCGAGGCGAAGGATTTGAGTGCGGAGGAGAAACGAGCGGTGTATCTCGACTTCTTCACACGGCGGCTGAAGGGTTCATCAAAATTTGTTGAGGAGGCGATCCGTGCCCGTGCCGAGCTCGTTTGA
- a CDS encoding DUF3037 domain-containing protein, translated as MPSSFDYAVVRVVPRVERGEFINAGVIVFCLEHRFLEARVQVDEARLKALWPEVDIELVRKHLEAIPKICAGDPSAGPIARLSQRERFHWLVSPRSTIIQVSPVHSGLCEGPKLTLGQTVEQLSRRLLVE; from the coding sequence GTGCCGAGCTCGTTTGATTACGCCGTTGTGCGTGTGGTGCCGCGCGTCGAGCGAGGAGAGTTTATCAATGCGGGCGTCATCGTGTTCTGCCTGGAGCACCGCTTTCTTGAGGCCCGCGTGCAGGTGGACGAGGCGCGGCTGAAGGCGCTTTGGCCTGAGGTGGATATCGAACTGGTACGAAAGCACTTGGAGGCGATTCCGAAGATCTGCGCGGGTGATCCATCGGCTGGACCGATTGCGCGACTGAGCCAGCGCGAGCGGTTTCACTGGCTGGTTTCGCCGCGCAGTACGATCATTCAGGTCTCGCCGGTGCATAGCGGATTGTGCGAGGGTCCGAAGCTGACGCTGGGCCAGACGGTGGAGCAGCTTTCGCGGCGGCTTCTGGTGGAATAA
- a CDS encoding heme-degrading domain-containing protein, with translation MALTDTSEDLAAIARQEAKLIFPTFDAETAWRLGTSLRELAVARGHAIVIDIRRFGHPHQPLFYTALAGTTPDNARWVEHKSNVVARFHRSSYQVGLYLKHNNTTLVEKYSLSDSEYATHGGSFPIHVAGAGIIGSVTVSGLPQREDHNLVVEALCHELRLDHDKLRLPG, from the coding sequence ATGGCCCTCACCGACACCTCGGAAGACCTCGCCGCCATCGCCCGACAGGAAGCCAAGCTCATCTTTCCCACCTTTGACGCCGAAACCGCATGGCGCCTCGGCACCTCCCTCCGCGAACTCGCCGTCGCCCGCGGCCACGCCATCGTCATCGATATCCGCCGCTTCGGTCACCCGCATCAGCCGCTCTTCTACACCGCGCTCGCAGGAACTACTCCCGACAACGCCCGTTGGGTCGAACACAAATCGAACGTGGTCGCCCGCTTCCACCGCAGCTCCTATCAGGTAGGCCTCTACCTCAAACACAACAACACCACGCTCGTCGAAAAATATTCCCTGTCCGACTCTGAATATGCCACTCACGGGGGCAGCTTCCCCATCCACGTCGCCGGAGCAGGCATCATCGGCAGTGTCACCGTCTCCGGCCTGCCGCAGCGCGAAGACCACAACCTCGTCGTCGAAGCGCTCTGCCACGAACTCCGCCTCGACCACGATAAACTCCGCCTCCCCGGCTAG
- a CDS encoding TonB family protein codes for MFEDSIIESGGKIKSKSKYWMIVTLVFNGLIVATMILIPLLYPEALPHTALTAMLTAPPPPPPPPPPPPPQQIVKPIKMVSEIDQGLHAPTKIPKDIKMLKEDAAPPPQVAGVAGMSGMGSGSGVPGGVMGGIGSAPAPVVRVEKPKVVRVSSGVVAGNKIGGVNPTYPPIARAAHVSGTVVLHAIISKTGSITNLQVISGPEMLRASAVDAVRTWRYKPYILNGEPTEVDTTVSVNFNMGG; via the coding sequence ATGTTTGAAGATTCAATTATCGAGTCCGGTGGAAAGATCAAGAGCAAATCCAAGTATTGGATGATCGTTACGCTCGTCTTCAATGGTCTGATCGTGGCGACCATGATCTTGATTCCACTGCTGTATCCTGAAGCGCTGCCCCATACCGCGTTGACGGCGATGTTGACGGCGCCCCCGCCGCCTCCACCCCCGCCTCCACCGCCACCGCCGCAGCAGATCGTCAAGCCCATCAAGATGGTCTCTGAGATCGATCAGGGCCTTCATGCGCCGACCAAGATCCCCAAAGACATCAAGATGCTGAAGGAAGATGCTGCCCCTCCCCCGCAAGTTGCGGGTGTCGCCGGAATGAGCGGCATGGGTAGTGGCAGCGGCGTCCCCGGTGGTGTCATGGGCGGTATCGGTTCAGCTCCCGCTCCTGTGGTTCGCGTGGAGAAGCCAAAGGTCGTCCGCGTATCGAGCGGCGTTGTCGCTGGTAACAAGATTGGGGGGGTTAACCCGACCTATCCTCCGATTGCACGCGCAGCGCACGTTTCGGGCACAGTCGTTCTGCACGCCATTATCTCCAAGACCGGGAGTATTACGAACTTGCAGGTAATCAGCGGGCCAGAGATGTTGCGGGCAAGTGCGGTCGATGCCGTTCGCACCTGGCGCTACAAGCCGTATATCCTGAATGGCGAACCCACGGAAGTCGATACGACCGTGTCCGTCAACTTCAATATGGGCGGCTAG
- the secD gene encoding protein translocase subunit SecD — MGKNLTAKAAFIVGILLVFVFGFLGIPHGGLKQSILRHINLGLDLKGGVHLVLQVHVAEAVTSTTDHDVARLEADLQKAGITGATVGKTDPANPETIVVSGIPPTKLADARGVLEGNDYANYDVATNSAGNSTLTMKPSAIADLNLRTLNTSIDTIRERIDKLGVTEPQIQKYGLGENEILVELPGVKDPAEVEDVIQSTAKLSIHAVVGGPYGTDAEALQANNGAIPPDSMLMHGSGSAGMPDQVWLLKRNSEVEGTDFRDAQPSTDQNGRPNIHFTLTTEAGDRFYKYTSTHSKSSATPGSMAILLDNKVREVASIDGAIRDNGEITGGFTKQQASDLSLMLRTGALPASISYLETRVVGPSLGAASIRQGVIAAVAGMLAVMIFMLIYYKGAGINADLALILNLVILLGFMGFAGATLTLPGIAGVILTIGMGVDSNVLIFERIREELRNGKSTPVAVQQGFAHAWTTIFDTHVTTIVSAAILFLFGSGPVQGFAVTLVFGLLANLFTAVYVSRVIFDAILERKERGATLSI; from the coding sequence ATGGGCAAGAATCTGACCGCTAAGGCGGCATTCATCGTAGGGATATTGTTGGTCTTCGTCTTCGGCTTCCTTGGCATACCGCATGGTGGCCTGAAGCAGTCGATTCTGAGGCATATCAATCTTGGGCTTGACCTCAAAGGTGGCGTCCACCTTGTGCTGCAGGTGCACGTGGCCGAGGCGGTGACCTCGACCACCGATCACGACGTCGCGCGGCTCGAAGCCGATCTGCAGAAGGCGGGCATTACCGGGGCGACCGTGGGCAAGACCGATCCGGCGAATCCCGAGACCATCGTCGTCAGCGGAATTCCGCCGACGAAGCTGGCCGATGCACGAGGCGTGCTCGAGGGTAACGACTACGCCAATTACGATGTGGCGACTAACTCCGCCGGCAATTCGACGCTGACGATGAAGCCGTCGGCGATCGCCGATCTGAACCTGCGGACGCTCAATACATCGATCGACACGATCCGCGAGCGTATCGACAAGCTGGGTGTAACCGAGCCGCAGATTCAGAAGTATGGCCTTGGCGAAAACGAGATTCTCGTCGAACTACCCGGCGTCAAAGATCCAGCCGAAGTGGAAGATGTAATTCAGTCCACCGCGAAGCTGTCGATTCATGCAGTTGTGGGCGGACCCTACGGCACCGATGCGGAAGCCTTGCAGGCCAACAATGGAGCGATTCCTCCGGACTCCATGCTGATGCATGGCTCGGGTTCTGCCGGGATGCCCGACCAGGTCTGGCTGCTGAAGCGTAACAGCGAGGTAGAAGGCACGGACTTCCGTGACGCGCAGCCGTCGACCGACCAGAACGGCCGCCCGAACATCCATTTCACCCTCACGACCGAGGCGGGCGACCGCTTCTACAAGTACACCTCGACGCACAGTAAAAGCAGTGCAACGCCGGGTTCGATGGCTATCCTGCTGGACAACAAGGTCCGCGAGGTTGCTTCAATCGATGGTGCCATTCGCGATAACGGCGAGATCACAGGTGGCTTCACCAAGCAGCAGGCATCAGACCTTTCGTTGATGCTTCGCACGGGCGCGCTGCCTGCGTCGATCTCTTACCTTGAAACCAGGGTCGTCGGCCCGAGTCTGGGTGCGGCCTCCATCCGTCAGGGTGTCATTGCAGCCGTCGCCGGCATGTTGGCAGTCATGATCTTCATGCTGATCTACTACAAGGGCGCGGGTATCAATGCGGACCTGGCGCTGATCCTGAACCTGGTGATTCTGCTGGGCTTCATGGGATTTGCAGGGGCGACGCTGACGCTGCCGGGTATTGCCGGCGTCATCTTGACCATTGGTATGGGCGTCGACTCGAACGTGCTGATCTTCGAGCGTATTCGTGAAGAGCTGCGTAATGGCAAGAGCACTCCCGTCGCCGTGCAGCAGGGCTTTGCCCATGCCTGGACCACCATCTTCGATACCCACGTCACGACCATCGTGTCGGCAGCGATCCTGTTCCTTTTCGGATCGGGGCCGGTGCAGGGTTTTGCGGTGACGCTAGTGTTCGGTCTTCTGGCCAATTTGTTTACTGCGGTCTACGTGTCGAGGGTTATCTTCGATGCGATTCTGGAGAGAAAAGAACGCGGCGCAACGCTGTCGATTTAG
- a CDS encoding NAD(P)/FAD-dependent oxidoreductase, whose amino-acid sequence MKRAAIVGAGPNGLSAAITLARAGVATTVFEAAETVGGAARTAELTLPGFRHDVGSSVYPLGVASPFFRQLPLEQFGLRWIEPAAAMAHPLADGSAVMLEHSLEATAAGLGEDAAAWRRLMEPLVESWTELCGELLGPVLHVPRHPLLLARFGVFAMLPATALGKMLFRGERARALFAGCAAHSVRPLESVMSAAVGLVLGAAGHAFGWPIAEGGAQAISDALAAYFVSLGGEIRTGAKISDLRELGEVDAILCDVSPQQLRQIAGARLSQGYAKKMERFAYGPGAFKVDWALSEAIPWRAKECLRAATVHVGGTMEEIAAAESAPWRGEIAARPFVLVTQPSLFDATRAPAGKHTAWGYCHVPNGWEGSAVEAIEAQMERFAPGFRECVLARHVMGTQALEDWDANLIGGDISGGAMTVGQMVARPALSLYRTGAKGLYLCSASTPPGGGVHGMCGHLAAVQALRDSGKT is encoded by the coding sequence ATGAAGCGGGCGGCGATTGTCGGGGCGGGGCCAAATGGTTTGAGCGCGGCGATTACTTTGGCTCGGGCGGGCGTGGCGACGACCGTCTTTGAGGCTGCGGAGACTGTGGGTGGGGCGGCGCGGACGGCGGAGTTGACGCTACCGGGGTTTCGACACGATGTGGGATCTTCGGTCTATCCGCTGGGCGTGGCTTCGCCGTTCTTCCGACAGCTTCCGCTGGAGCAGTTTGGGCTGCGGTGGATTGAACCTGCGGCGGCGATGGCGCATCCTCTGGCTGATGGTTCGGCGGTCATGCTTGAGCATAGCCTCGAGGCGACGGCGGCGGGGCTTGGTGAGGATGCGGCGGCCTGGCGGCGGCTGATGGAGCCGCTTGTCGAGAGTTGGACAGAGTTATGCGGCGAGTTGCTGGGGCCGGTGCTGCACGTGCCTCGGCATCCTTTGTTGCTGGCTCGGTTTGGCGTGTTCGCGATGCTGCCCGCTACTGCTTTGGGGAAGATGTTGTTTCGCGGCGAGCGGGCGCGGGCCTTGTTTGCCGGGTGCGCGGCGCATTCGGTGAGGCCGCTGGAGAGTGTGATGAGCGCGGCGGTTGGGCTGGTGCTGGGCGCGGCGGGACACGCGTTTGGCTGGCCGATCGCCGAGGGCGGCGCGCAGGCAATCTCGGATGCGCTGGCGGCTTATTTTGTGAGCCTTGGTGGGGAGATTCGGACGGGAGCAAAGATCTCGGATCTGCGTGAGTTGGGAGAGGTGGACGCGATCTTGTGTGATGTTTCGCCGCAGCAGTTACGGCAGATTGCCGGAGCGCGGCTGTCGCAGGGCTATGCGAAGAAGATGGAGCGGTTTGCCTATGGGCCGGGGGCGTTCAAGGTGGATTGGGCGCTGAGCGAGGCGATTCCGTGGCGGGCAAAGGAGTGTCTACGCGCGGCGACGGTGCATGTCGGCGGAACGATGGAAGAGATTGCGGCTGCGGAGAGTGCGCCCTGGCGGGGGGAGATTGCGGCGCGGCCTTTTGTGCTGGTGACGCAGCCGAGTCTGTTCGACGCGACGCGTGCGCCTGCGGGGAAGCATACGGCGTGGGGATATTGTCATGTGCCGAATGGGTGGGAGGGGTCGGCGGTGGAGGCAATCGAGGCGCAGATGGAACGGTTTGCCCCCGGCTTTCGGGAGTGTGTGCTGGCGCGGCATGTGATGGGGACGCAGGCGCTCGAAGACTGGGATGCGAACCTCATTGGTGGGGATATTTCGGGCGGTGCAATGACGGTTGGGCAGATGGTGGCGCGGCCTGCGCTGTCGCTGTACCGGACGGGGGCGAAGGGGCTGTATCTGTGCTCGGCTTCAACGCCGCCGGGGGGCGGGGTGCATGGGATGTGCGGCCATCTGGCGGCGGTGCAGGCGCTTCGGGATTCTGGGAAAACTTAA
- a CDS encoding M3 family metallopeptidase: MAINFLSRSKGIVRAGLWGAGVRVGAGALIVALSIAAQAQANTQDPLHVWNEGSDPASLDAWAQHRLAAAQANIDKVIAVTGAHTVENTLRPFDDAQNELAIAGNESYLMFAVGDSAEVRNKGQAMVAAVASAATDLSLNQKVYKALAAVPLPANDAATKHYLERTLLEYRLSGVDKDDATRAKIRQLQDRITAQSLVFGRNIADDVRKVTATKAQLDGLPADYIARHKPAADGTYTLTTDSPDSTPVMSFAKDADLRKRMFLAYTDRAYPKNVAVLKDILMARQELATTLGYATYADLATADQMIGSASNLKAFLNQVDDASREIGKREYGELLAFAQKQQPGLSSISDADAGYWSEQYRRSKYNFDAQSVRPYFPYNEVQAGILKTAARLFHVEFRPVTDAKTWDASVAVFDVFDTGGANKGKKLGRIYLDMHPREGKDKWFSSAPMVPGIRGRQLPEGALICNFSGGTAGDPGLMEYSEVVTFFHEFGHLMHHVLGGQGQWSGQGGFNVEGDFVEAPSQMLEEMFRDKTIISSFAKNYKTGATIPADLFERMNAADAYGRGRWVQRQLLYANYSLQLHDRPPADVDFDALLQEDTKRFSPFTFVDGDRMYTSFTHLTGYASNYYTYVLDKVIAVDFFAQFDKANLLDGPTAMRYRRTVLEQGATRPAAVLVKDFLGRPQSIDALKTWMMVEFQPAPKETAAGGK, from the coding sequence GTGGCCATCAATTTCTTGTCGCGGTCCAAGGGAATCGTTCGTGCCGGTTTATGGGGCGCCGGAGTCCGAGTCGGAGCGGGGGCGCTGATCGTGGCCCTCTCGATTGCAGCGCAGGCACAGGCGAATACCCAAGATCCGCTACACGTGTGGAATGAGGGGAGCGATCCGGCGTCGCTCGATGCGTGGGCGCAGCACCGGCTGGCGGCGGCGCAGGCGAACATCGATAAGGTGATCGCGGTGACGGGCGCGCATACGGTGGAGAACACGCTGCGGCCCTTCGATGACGCGCAGAATGAGTTGGCGATCGCGGGCAATGAGTCGTACCTGATGTTTGCGGTGGGCGACTCGGCGGAGGTGCGCAATAAGGGACAGGCGATGGTGGCAGCGGTCGCTTCTGCTGCGACCGATCTGAGCCTGAACCAGAAAGTCTACAAAGCGCTGGCGGCGGTTCCGCTGCCCGCCAACGACGCGGCGACGAAACACTATCTGGAGCGGACGCTGCTGGAGTACAGGCTTTCGGGTGTGGATAAGGACGATGCAACGCGGGCGAAGATTCGCCAGTTGCAGGACAGGATTACCGCGCAGTCACTGGTCTTCGGCAGAAATATCGCCGATGATGTGCGCAAGGTGACGGCGACGAAGGCCCAGTTGGATGGTCTGCCCGCCGACTATATTGCACGGCATAAACCCGCCGCCGATGGGACGTACACGCTGACGACCGACTCGCCGGACAGCACGCCGGTGATGAGTTTTGCCAAGGACGCTGACCTGCGCAAACGCATGTTTCTCGCTTATACGGACCGGGCTTATCCGAAGAATGTGGCGGTTCTGAAGGACATTCTGATGGCGCGGCAGGAGTTGGCGACGACACTTGGCTATGCCACCTATGCGGACCTGGCGACGGCGGATCAGATGATCGGCTCGGCCAGCAATCTGAAGGCTTTTCTGAATCAGGTGGACGATGCATCGCGGGAGATCGGCAAGCGTGAGTATGGGGAGCTGCTGGCCTTTGCGCAGAAACAGCAGCCCGGGTTGAGCAGCATCTCCGATGCGGACGCCGGGTACTGGTCGGAGCAGTACCGCCGCTCGAAGTACAACTTTGATGCGCAGAGCGTGCGCCCCTACTTTCCTTATAACGAGGTGCAGGCGGGAATCTTGAAGACGGCTGCACGGCTGTTCCATGTCGAGTTCAGGCCGGTAACGGACGCAAAGACGTGGGACGCCTCGGTGGCGGTCTTCGACGTGTTCGATACAGGGGGCGCGAACAAGGGGAAGAAGCTGGGCCGGATCTATCTTGACATGCACCCACGCGAGGGTAAAGACAAGTGGTTCTCGAGCGCGCCGATGGTCCCGGGGATTCGCGGGCGTCAGCTTCCTGAGGGTGCGCTGATCTGCAACTTCTCCGGTGGAACGGCGGGCGATCCGGGGCTGATGGAGTACAGCGAGGTGGTGACGTTCTTTCACGAGTTCGGCCACCTGATGCATCACGTTCTTGGCGGGCAGGGGCAGTGGTCGGGACAGGGCGGCTTCAACGTCGAGGGAGATTTTGTCGAGGCTCCCTCGCAGATGCTCGAAGAGATGTTCCGCGACAAGACGATCATCTCTTCGTTTGCCAAGAACTATAAGACGGGCGCGACGATTCCGGCGGACCTGTTTGAGCGGATGAATGCCGCCGACGCCTACGGGCGTGGACGCTGGGTGCAGCGGCAGTTGCTGTATGCGAACTATTCGCTGCAACTGCATGACCGCCCGCCGGCCGATGTGGACTTTGACGCTCTGCTGCAGGAGGATACGAAGCGGTTTTCGCCGTTCACGTTTGTTGATGGCGACCGCATGTATACGAGTTTCACGCACCTGACCGGATACGCGTCGAACTACTACACCTATGTGCTCGATAAGGTGATTGCGGTGGACTTCTTCGCGCAGTTCGACAAGGCAAATCTGCTGGATGGGCCGACGGCGATGCGCTACCGCAGGACCGTGCTGGAGCAGGGTGCGACCAGGCCCGCGGCGGTGCTGGTGAAGGACTTTTTGGGACGACCGCAGAGTATCGATGCGTTGAAGACATGGATGATGGTGGAGTTTCAGCCAGCGCCAAAGGAGACGGCTGCGGGCGGCAAGTAG
- the yajC gene encoding preprotein translocase subunit YajC, with translation MLAMWLQSAAGGFGLGNLGGLALPILFFVALYFLMIVPNQRKQKKWQTMLSELKPGDRVTTNGGIKGTIITVKEDGLILRVQPDGVKLEFAKQAVAAVTTDTPAA, from the coding sequence ATGCTGGCAATGTGGTTGCAGAGTGCGGCAGGCGGATTTGGGCTGGGCAATTTGGGCGGACTGGCGCTGCCGATCCTGTTCTTTGTTGCGCTTTACTTTTTGATGATCGTGCCGAACCAGAGGAAGCAGAAAAAGTGGCAGACCATGTTGTCGGAGTTGAAGCCCGGCGACCGTGTCACGACCAATGGCGGCATTAAGGGAACCATTATCACAGTGAAGGAAGATGGCCTCATTCTGCGCGTCCAGCCGGACGGAGTGAAGCTGGAGTTCGCCAAGCAGGCCGTCGCCGCAGTGACGACCGATACGCCGGCAGCATAG